CGATTACAATTTTTCCACAGTTCCCCCAAATCATCAACCTCTTCTTGTGAAAAGAAACAACCCAAGAAATGCAAACTAGTTCTTAGACCCAGAGGAAAGAGCTGGGATTTGTTGGTATGGGCTGTGCTCCAAACACTTCGACAGGTATTTCTACCTGGATTATCTCATCTCACTTAATTCTTAGGACAAACTATGAAATTCACATTGTTATTCTCATTTACTGATCAGAAAACAGGTGCTCAGAACATCAGACAAGGCCTTCAAAGGGTGGTGGGGAAAAATAATGATTTCAGATTTCCTTGCGTAGGAACAGTTTCAGAGCTTTCAAAAACACTCTCCTCTCAGTTCCCAGTCAATTTTTTCCACCATCCTCTGAACGTGTCTGGCTGGTGCTCGGCATGGAACATCCTTTCTCGCAGTGGTTTTGCTCTTGGCCACGTGGGTGTCTAGAGGCACCACTTTCCGCGGCACCTTTTTATTTGCCAGCCCTGTCCCTTCCCTTAGGAAATGGACTTTTAACAGGAAAGTGCTGGAACTGGGGTTCATGCTGTCACTGATAGAAACTTGGTGAATACTTAATTTGTGTAAAAATGGAAGGATGTAGAGGATAAAGAGGTCTGTGCTCTTTTTTAGGACACCCAGTTTCAGTATCAATGGCATCACAGTTGCTTTCGttatgacaaaaaaaattttttgcttttaagaatttttgaagTGTTTCTTTCTGTATGCCCTAGACAATAAGCCACCTCAGGTAGAGGGATCTCATTATTAAACCCAGGTGTACTTTCCCTCTCCCCTCGGCTGTTCTGGGGACATCCTCTCTGAAACCACGCAGGCTAGCGGTCTCATGTTTCTTTATTGCTCCAATTTCTGGTGCTTACTGGACCTTCAACAGAAGTTTGTTCACGTAATtgcaaatgaataataaaataattggtaGCTTCAGCACACTTAACTTTAGCTGAAAACTGATGAAACAGTACTGACATAGGGCTGGTTTTGATGCAAACTATTGATTACGAAGAgttgtgggtttttgttgttgtttgttttgttttagtgtttgcagtgctgggaattgaacctaaggcctCCTGGAGGCTAGACACAGTGACCTACACTATCCAgccatgaagatttttttaagatgATTATTGTTGAATTATCCAAAAATGCATAACTATAACTAATGAAATTTAATtcgattaaaaaataaatgtgagtcAGATGTGGCGGCACACttctgtagtcccagtggcttgggaggctgaagcaggaggatcgacagttcaaagccagcctcagcaacttagtgaggccctaagcaactcagcaagattgtgtctttaaataaaatattaaaagggctggaggtgtggctcagtggtaaaacacctctgggttcaatccccagtaccaagaaaataaataaataatgagtatTGAATATCAAGAAATATTTCCAAGAGTTGAAGTTGGGACTAAATCAAGCAGAGGCAAAGTTTCAGTGGAAGTGGAGGGGATGCGTGGTACCTCTCATGGCGCTCAGAGCTGCACAGGGGTGGACTCTGACTTTGGCAGGATGATAAGTGAGGTTGATTCTCTTTTTCACATGGGTGTATGTTCACAGCCCCCTACTCCCTATGGGTATATGTGTGTTAAGTTTTctggttattgttttttttttctcccccgtCCCAGGAGACACTCCTTTCAGAGCATCTCCTGGTGGTACCATCAGAAATGTCTTCCTTAAGTGGGAAAGTGCAAACTGTTTTGGGCCTTGTGGAACCAAGCAAACTGGGCCGCACCCTGACCCATGAACATTTGACAATGACCTTCGATTGCTCTTACTGCCCACCTTCTCCCTGCCATGAAGCTATCTCTAAGGAACCGATCatgatgaaaaatttattttggattcaGAATAATCCTTATTCCCATAAAGAGAACCTTCAGCTGAATCAGGAGACAGAAGCCATCAAGGAAGAATTGTTGTATTTTAAAGCTAAAGGTGGAGGGGCCTTGGTAGAGAACACGACCACCGGGATTAGCAGAGACGTGCAGACATTGAAGCGGCTTGCGGAACAGACTGGAGTCCACATCATAGCTGGAGCTGGATTTTATGTGGATGCAACTCACTCTGCAGAGACCAGAGCCATGTCAGTGGAGCAGGTAAAAAGCATTAAGCTCTTTGACAGTGTTTGTGTTTCAATTCAGAATAGCCCAAACCTTGGATATGCCATTGACTCAGAAGTAGTGGGCATGTAGCAAAAATTTGCTAACTAGCAAAGGCATCTGCCAATTGAGCCTCTAATTAATAACcttttatttcataaagaaaaagttTAGAAGAAGGACATCTTAATGCTTTAGTCATTAAAAAAACTGTTCCTATTAATGCTTAGATTTAAGTTTACCATATCAGTCCTCAGCAGCGGCACCACAATCTATTTGTAAACCTCACTTTCCCCTCATAAGCTTCAGTTATgcaaccttgatttttttttccccctggatttTGTAATAACCAGCAATGAAAATTCACTGTAGGGTGAAACTTGGCAGGCAGAGACTTGGCACTTTTGCAAATATGTTTCCTTCTCGTTTTACAAAACAGGAGGGGTGGGAGAAAATCCATTCTCCTGTTCTTGTCATAATATGATCTTAAGCAAGAAtgggcagaaggaagaaaatctttCATGAAAAAATAGCTGCAAATATGCGGCAAAGCTTTTTTTGCACAAGTATGGGCTCTTTCTAAATGCACACAAGTCTGTTTACATGTGTTTATACCAATAGGTAATATTCATGTGTGTCTTTCATTACATGTTCATTTGAAGTTTTCACAAAGGatcactgaaaatttaaaattacttgtatttgaaatattcatctgtattattttctaattagaatttgatttttaatatatttatattatttaaagactAAGTTGAAGACAGGGATTATGTCTGACAAACTACTCTTACACATTAATATACATGTGAACCAAAATGTGTCATATTGGTATTGTGTGCTGACAGTACtgaataagagagagaaataaagaattccTTGATTCAATCAACATAGATTCAGTGCCATTCATAGATGTTGCTTCCAGAttaaattatagatttttctCCAACTGAATGTACTCTCATAgagtcacttttttttccttttgcttcctcGAGCTGTGAATTTCTTGTGAAATAATCACAGTAGGATGTTATTGAATCTTAAATTTAGAATAACTTGTTGAATTGCTATTTGCCCAACAAAATACCTTTCTCACTGGCcaatattaattgaataaatattgaatatgCTTTCAAAAGAGTGCatgactgaataaatgaattcattcatgtcctatgatgaatttattttgataaattccaCCATCAATAAAGCATGTTCACTCCCACTTGCTTAGCTTACTGATGTCCTTATTAATGAAATTCTCCATGGAGCTGATGGAACCAGTATCAAGTGTGGCGTTATTGGAGAAATTGGTTGCTCCTGGCCTTTGACAGAGAGTGAAAGAAAGGTTCTGCAGGCAACAGCTCACGCACAGGCTCAACTTGGCTGTCCTGTTACAATCCATCCTGGACGGAATTCAAGTGCACCATTTCAGATTATCCGAGTATTGCAAGAAGCTGGTGCAGACATCTCGAAAACAGTTATGGGCCACCTTGATAGGTAAGTGGGCTATCTTACAAACTGGTGTAAACCACCCTATGATTAATGGAGAATcgacatttaaaaatcatcagtAATAAAATCAATGGACTACTAATCATATAAGGGAAACTCACCACCTCAAAGACAGTATTAATAAAGTGTTACAAACTAGCATAAATAAAAGTCAAACCTGCCATTtttgtgtccccccccccccagtttcaGATAGTATCAGCATTAGAGTTCATGGGTCTTTCTTTTAGCTTACTTAATCATATATAGCTTTACATAGTAGATGTCACTGTCTACTTCATTTCTTTATCTTACAGTATGATATCACAATAGTTGCCATTTCTACCTGTCTGATGCTTGTCAGTAGTTGGGATAATAAATATATCCACAAAGATAAAGGGAGAGAAATTCAATGGTTTTACCTTGGAAAGAACTACTACTATAAATGCTTATGTTTGCACACCtatttatgatttgaatatgatttggaaaatgaaattataaaacataagaTTAATGAATGTGGTATCTGATAATACAGTGTATTAGTTTCTCATGGTGGCTTTAATGAATTACAACATGCCAGGCACcttgaaataacagaaatttaatcTCTTACTATTCTGAAGAcagaagtctaaaatcaaagTGTTGATGTGACCC
The sequence above is drawn from the Urocitellus parryii isolate mUroPar1 chromosome 9, mUroPar1.hap1, whole genome shotgun sequence genome and encodes:
- the Pter gene encoding LOW QUALITY PROTEIN: N-acetyltaurine hydrolase (The sequence of the model RefSeq protein was modified relative to this genomic sequence to represent the inferred CDS: inserted 1 base in 1 codon), with protein sequence MSSLSGKVQTVLGLVEPSKLGRTLTHEHLTMTFDCSYCPPSPCHEAISKEPIMMKNLFWIQNNPYSHKENLQLNQETEAIKEELLYFKAKGGGALVENTTTGISRDVQTLKRLAEQTGVHIIAGAGFYVDATHSAETRAMSVEQLTDVLINEILHGADGTSIKCGVIGEIGCSWPLTESERKVLQATAHAQAQLGCPVTIHPGRNSSAPFQIIRVLQEAGADISKTVMGHLDRSILDKKELMEXAQLGCYLEYDLFGTEFLNYQFNPDIDMPDDNKRIRRVRLLVEEGYEDRILMAHDIHTKHRLMKYGGHGYSHILTNIVPKMLLRGITQRALDKILIENPKQWLTFK